The genome window TTAGACCATGGAAACTCAGTACTATCCTCATAATCGAGCTTTACAAGACTTTCCAGAGATACATATGCTTTCCAAAAATCAGGAAAGTGAAACTTTTTGCTGATAACCTTTTGTTCAAGTTCATACCACAGCAGCTGGCTAGCATCTTGCTGTAGGAGGACTTTCTTACCAGTGTTTGAATATGCCACAGCAGTCAGTTGCACAAACGGGAGATCATCATTCTGTACAACAGACAATATCTTGCTCCACGACTTCTTAACACCATATTTCTCCATCACCCATATATCAATGTACCTCATATTATAGTTGCAATTCAAACACAGTTTCCCTCCTAGAACTCCAAGAGTTGCCATATTATCCGACATATCAGAGTACCGAGGCTGGGGAAGCAAACCATATTTCTCAGTTCCAAGATTGAACGAAGCAATGACAGCAGCCTCAGACCCAAATCGCTTGCACACTAGCCAATGCACAGCACTATCAAGAAACACCCCATGTTCAGATGTAGACACACGATAGGGAAAGTCCAGAACCCTTCTCCAGCCATTTTTCTTCAAACTAAAAACCTTAACCTCATTCTTAACCATATCAGGAAACTGAGCGATACGCACCACTTTATAATCATCGCGCACAGAATCATACCCGAAACCATAACTAACAAACTCACACTTAGTTTCCGAATAGTACACAGGATACTCAACTGGGGAAACCGGTAACAACTTATGCTTTCGAGTAGCGGGGTTCACCAAAACAAGGCTAAGATTAGGAGGGTCAGGCTGGGAAATAGTTTCGAGAACACACGTATCAACATTTTTAGCAGTTAAGAGCAAAATCAAGCCATTACAAGAAGCAATAAAATGAGCACCACAGTGTGTGAAGGGGTGATTGACAAAAGTAGCAAAAGGGTTatcaaaatcaaagtctgtATAACAGATACTAGTACAATCAATAGAAGTAGTGATAATAGTTCGATTAGAGTTAGAAACGAGAGATTTATGCAAGTGGGAGTTGATGAAATGAGGAGAATCGATTAGAGCACGGAGAGGCTTGGATACACACCTGAAACGAAGGAGAGATTTAACGGGCAGGCGTGAGAAGATGTTGGCGATCAAGTGGGGTGGAATCAGATCAGACATTGTTGCTGTTGATGTTGTGTTGGGTCAAGACAATGCTCCAAACCCTCACTTTGTTTCTTTTCTTCCAGCAGGGTTTACAAGGGGTTTTTTGTTTGGGAAATGCTTGTTATCTGAATATTTTTCCAAACTTTTCTCTATCTTGTGATTGATTCCTTTCACATCAGTAATAATGTACTATAAATCACTCAATTAAGTTAGTCATAAAtcatttaatgaaattatacatatatatttgtcttcatttattcatatatatttgtCTTCATTTATTGACAACAATTTACGAGTTACTCTCATATCTTTTTGTTGTTTTATACTTTCAACAAGCTAATTGTTAATtcggtctttctagtgtgtttAAAGTCACACAATAAGTCTCAACTTTCAAGAAAATAGCTTGTTCTTATTCGTGTGAACGCAAGAAGCCATcaacatttattatttatccACCGATCAAAATTTACCATTCTAATGAAAGTGACTATTGTGTGGCACATCATAGAATATCCCTCATTAATTTGTGGTCATTTATTGACAACAATTTATGAGCTATCTTTTTgtcatttataagcaattatCAGCAACAATCTACGAGTTATCTTATGGCTGATTAGCATCACAAACACCATAATAATCAATACCCGAGTGAGAAAGGTTATCGACTTGAATCTGTTACCGCAATAACAGAACAATAGACTTCCAagtctttaaaaaaaaaaaaacagcagaTTAATACAGAACAATTAGAATAGTTCAAATCATTTAGTAACAGATTGGTGGATAGCTCCAGCTTCTCCACTGCACAACCAAAAAGCTACCCCAGAACAACGGTCAATGACCTGCAAAAAATTATTCAATGTTCCTAATTAGAACAAACCGGTATATATTAAATACTAAAGTAGGCAGAACCAGGGGATGACAATGCACTCAATGTAGTCatcaaattttcataaaaagtTGTCCAGATGACCGGATGTAATATTGTTGGAACCAGAGTGTAAACCCCTTCACGATCTGTCAGTACTTTATATTAGCATCAtaaatttaagaataaaaaGATTCAATAAACATATAGCTTTTGATTAGAGACAAACAGTATCAGCTACGTAGTACTTCAGCGAACTTTTAACATTCTGAGACTTGCTATTATTTCATTTTAGCCTATCAGTGAGAGTTACACTTCACTGAAATACACTTCATGACATTTCAACCAACAAAACACAAAGACAAATGAAACATATTAATAAGGAATCGTCCTGCAAGGATTCTTTACTCTTTCTGTAAAAGACAAAAAGTATGAAGAGTTAACTTTTCATAACAAAGTCGCTAGTTTGTAATGATTCCATCCTGTAGACCTAAAATGACAAGGGGTGCTTAAGaagtttttataaataaaccTTATTCCCTTGCTGAAGCTGATTATAGATAAAATCAACTAGAACATTTGGCCAAATTCAGCACACgccaacaataatataataCTTCTCTGGGCATTTATATCATACTGCTCCAGAACTTGGCCTTTATAAAGCTCTATGATTCACTATAAAATTTTACAGACAGTACTAATGTCTTTCAGAAGTTGGCATACTAAGTCGAAACAAAGTTTACAGATAAATACAACAGACAGGACCTAGTA of Daucus carota subsp. sativus chromosome 3, DH1 v3.0, whole genome shotgun sequence contains these proteins:
- the LOC108210770 gene encoding F-box protein CPR1 isoform X1; translated protein: MSDLIPPHLIANIFSRLPVKSLLRFRCVSKPLRALIDSPHFINSHLHKSLVSNSNRTIITTSIDCTSICYTDFDFDNPFATFVNHPFTHCGAHFIASCNGLILLLTAKNVDTCVLETISQPDPPNLSLVLVNPATRKHKLLPVSPVEYPVYYSETKCEFVSYGFGYDSVRDDYKVVRIAQFPDMVKNEVKVFSLKKNGWRRVLDFPYRVSTSEHGVFLDSAVHWLVCKRFGSEAAVIASFNLGTEKYGLLPQPRYSDMSDNMATLGVLGGKLCLNCNYNMRYIDIWVMEKYGVKKSWSKILSVVQNDDLPFVQLTAVAYSNTGKKVLLQQDASQLLWYELEQKVISKKFHFPDFWKAYVSLESLVKLDYEDSTEFPWSKRKTKKRIMTAVLDSFLVVRRKRWSTNKSGLLR
- the LOC108210770 gene encoding F-box protein CPR1 isoform X2; the protein is MSDLIPPHLIANIFSRLPVKSLLRFRCVSKPLRALIDSPHFINSHLHKSLVSNSNRTIITTSIDCTSICYTDFDFDNPFATFVNHPFTHCGAHFIASCNGLILLLTAKNVDTCVLETISQPDPPNLSLVLVNPATRKHKLLPVSPVEYPVYYSETKCEFVSYGFGYDSVRDDYKVVRIAQFPDMVKNEVKVFSLKKNGWRRVLDFPYRVSTSEHGVFLDSAVHWLVCKRFGSEAAVIASFNLGTEKYGLLPQPRYSDMSDNMATLGVLGGKLCLNCNYNMRYIDIWVMEKYGVKKSWSKILSVVQNDDLPFVQLTAVAYSNTGKKVLLQQDASQLLWYELEQKVISKKFHFPDFWKAYVSLESLVKLDYEDSTEFPWSKRKTKKSRQLDDFLSKAFNLKL